In Silene latifolia isolate original U9 population chromosome 3, ASM4854445v1, whole genome shotgun sequence, a single window of DNA contains:
- the LOC141649803 gene encoding uncharacterized protein LOC141649803, translating to MVHVEHTGQSITPIVFNGNNYDEWSRSFTLALLAKGKLGYIDGTIVKPTVTAATFETWQSSNALVTMWIFNTIDSGIRNQISLRPEAKQVWMDIKNRFSQVNEARIYQLQADLLACRQGPTESLVNYYGRMTAIWNAISDIDALPSCSCNPCKCDWLQIITTRREKKRVRDFLIGLDDRFVNTRSQIIGLNPLPSLDLVYNRLLQDEGVRNLSLNTTETTPAPMAFATRVHHGPRQSGGGKDNKRNLSEPSKYFCIACQKPGHG from the coding sequence ATGGTCCACGTTGAACACACGGGTCAAAGCATAACCCCAATCGTCTTCAACGGGAACAACTACGATGAATGGTCTCGGTCGTTCACTCTTGCCCTTTTAGCAAAAGGGAAACTCGGGTACATTGATGGTACCATTGTTAAACCGACTGTTACAGCTGCTACTTTCGAAACATGGCAATCAAGCAACGCTTTGGTCACCATGTGGATTTTCAACACAATCGATTCTGGGATCCGAAATCAAATTTCCCTTCGTCCGGAGGCAAAGCAGGTATGGATGGATATCAAAAATCGTTTTTCTCAGGTTAACGAAGCCCGCATCTATCAGTTGCAGGCTGATCTTTTGGCGTGTAGACAAGGACCGACTGAATCACTGGTCAATTACTACGGCAGAATGACAGCGATCTGGAATGCGATTTCGGACATCGACGCACTTCCCTCTTGCTCTTGCAATCCCTGTAAGTGTGACTGGCTCCAAATTATCACCACTCGACGAGAAAAGAAAAGGGTACGTGATTTTTTAATTGGTCTTGATGATCGCTTCGTTAATACCCGATCTCAAATTATTGGTCTAAACCCTCTTCCCTCGTTGGACTTAGTCTATAATCGTCTTCTCCAAGACGAGGGTGTCCGTAACTTATCCCTTAATACCACTGAGACCACACCCGCTCCAATGGCATTTGCCACTCGTGTCCATCATGGACCACGGCAGTCCGGGGGAGGAAAGGATAATAAACGTAACCTGTCTGAGCCTTCCAAATATTTTTGTATCGCATGCCAAAAACCGGGTCATGGCTAA